From Triticum urartu cultivar G1812 chromosome 2, Tu2.1, whole genome shotgun sequence, a single genomic window includes:
- the LOC125536971 gene encoding uncharacterized protein LOC125536971 gives MAEDQSGPPAADGVVVAMKGHPGSGKSTVARAIASALRCPLLDKDDVRDCTLHLEHAAAGSSILNDLSYAVLWRLAERQLRLGLSIVVDSPLSRRAHLDALARLPAALVIIVECRPGNQDEWRRRLEERGGVLADDGWHKPKTWADLERLVEGYQGCTNYDIGDVPRIVVDTTDPTVSTEAIAVRVVDFIRPLLAHAH, from the coding sequence ATGGCCGAGGATCAATCTGGCCCGCCGGCAGCGGACGGGGTGGTGGTGGCGATGAAGGGCCATCCGGGGTCAGGCAAGTCTACGGTGGCTCGTGCCATCGCCTCCGCGCTCCGATGCCCGCTCCTTGACAAGGACGACGTGCGGGACTGCACCCTGCACCTCGAGCACGCTGCCGCCGGCAGCAGCATCCTCAACGACCTCTCCTACGCCGTGCTCTGGAGGTTGGCCGAGAGGCAGCTCCGGCTTGGCCTGTCCATCGTCGTCGACTCCCCACTGTCGCGTCGAGCCCATCTCGATGCTCTGGCCCGCTTGCCTGCTGCACTTGTTATCATTGTGGAATGCCGGCCAGGCAACCAAGATGAATGGCGCCGCAGGCTGGAGGAGCGTGGAGGTGTCTTGGCCGATGATGGATGGCATAAGCCCAAGACGTGGGCCGACCTAGAAAGGCTTGTGGAAGGGTACCAAGGTTGCACAAACTATGACATTGGGGATGTGCCGAGGATCGTTGTGGATACAACGGACCCAACGGTCAGCACAGAGGCAATCGCTGTCAGGGTTGTGGATTTTATTAGGCCTCTTCTAGCCCATGCGCATTAG